One window from the genome of Phycisphaerae bacterium encodes:
- a CDS encoding 1-deoxy-D-xylulose-5-phosphate reductoisomerase has protein sequence MVKRIAILGSTGSIGKNALRVIDSLGAGYEVVALSAHSRVELLAEQVRRYKPKFAAITNADFADELRGLVSDLEVDPALQKGGVEVLAGPEGLAEIAQLEEVDIVLTAVVGAAGLPAVLSAAKAGKTLAIANKEPLVIAGELLMQTVKASGGLILPVDSEHSAIFQAMQAGKHGEVSKIILTSSGGPFRKSSPEEIENVTLEQALSHPVWDMGPKITVDSATMMNKALEVIEAHWLFDMPVDKIEVLIHPESIVHSLVEFVDGSMMAQLGKPDMCLPIQYALTYPARVAGIAEHLQLDELGRLTFEKPNMETFRALSLGFEVARTGGTAAVVFNAANEAAVGEFLAGRIKFARIVELIEHCLNKHDVKRRVSLEELFEADSWARKEVERRAQEHKSVIS, from the coding sequence ATGGTGAAACGTATAGCGATTCTGGGTTCGACGGGTTCGATAGGCAAAAACGCGCTTCGAGTAATTGATTCGTTGGGGGCAGGTTATGAGGTTGTAGCACTATCCGCACACAGCCGAGTGGAACTGCTGGCTGAACAAGTCAGAAGGTATAAGCCAAAGTTTGCGGCGATTACGAACGCTGATTTTGCGGATGAGCTTCGGGGGCTGGTCAGCGATTTGGAAGTTGACCCCGCCCTTCAGAAGGGCGGGGTTGAGGTTTTAGCTGGGCCGGAAGGGCTGGCGGAGATAGCGCAGCTTGAGGAAGTTGATATTGTTCTAACGGCGGTTGTCGGGGCGGCGGGTCTGCCTGCGGTGCTTTCGGCGGCAAAGGCGGGCAAGACGCTCGCAATCGCCAATAAAGAGCCGTTGGTTATCGCAGGCGAACTGCTTATGCAGACTGTAAAGGCGAGCGGGGGGCTTATTTTGCCTGTCGATAGCGAACATTCGGCGATTTTCCAGGCGATGCAGGCGGGCAAGCACGGAGAGGTAAGTAAAATCATTTTGACGTCTTCGGGCGGGCCGTTCAGGAAGAGCAGCCCCGAGGAAATCGAAAATGTAACGCTGGAGCAGGCGCTTTCGCATCCTGTCTGGGACATGGGGCCGAAAATCACCGTTGACTCGGCGACTATGATGAACAAGGCGCTCGAGGTCATCGAGGCGCACTGGCTTTTCGATATGCCGGTCGATAAGATAGAAGTTTTGATTCATCCGGAGTCGATAGTTCATTCGCTCGTTGAATTTGTGGACGGCTCAATGATGGCGCAGTTAGGCAAGCCCGATATGTGTCTTCCGATTCAGTATGCTTTGACGTACCCGGCGCGAGTAGCTGGGATTGCAGAGCATCTGCAGCTTGACGAATTGGGCAGGCTTACATTCGAGAAGCCGAATATGGAGACGTTTAGAGCGCTGTCTCTGGGTTTCGAGGTTGCGCGAACGGGCGGGACGGCGGCGGTTGTTTTTAACGCTGCGAATGAGGCAGCGGTGGGGGAGTTCCTCGCGGGCAGAATTAAATTTGCCCGTATAGTCGAGCTTATCGAGCATTGCCTGAATAAACACGATGTTAAGAGACGGGTGTCGCTCGAAGAACTTTTTGAGGCGGACAGCTGGGCGAGAAAAGAAGTCGAACGAAGAGCACAGGAACATAAGAGCGTAATTAGTTAA
- a CDS encoding NAD(P)H-dependent oxidoreductase, whose amino-acid sequence MTKISVILAHPNKESFNHAIAAAVVETLNENGHKVYFHDLYKENFDPVLPFEEFPKDTPLPAKIEKHCKEISQADGIIIIHPNWWGQPPAILKGWVDRVIRPGVAYEFREGDKGEGVPVGLLKAKSAIVFNTSNTETGREKKVFGDPLQTLWKNCIFNLCGIPDFYRRTFGVIVTSSAQQRKNWLREIRQTIDKYYQKNK is encoded by the coding sequence GTGACGAAAATATCAGTTATACTTGCTCACCCTAATAAGGAAAGTTTCAACCACGCTATAGCAGCCGCTGTTGTTGAAACGCTCAATGAAAATGGCCACAAGGTTTATTTCCACGATTTATACAAGGAAAATTTCGACCCGGTATTACCATTTGAAGAATTCCCCAAAGATACTCCCCTGCCGGCTAAGATTGAAAAGCACTGTAAGGAAATCTCCCAAGCCGATGGCATTATCATCATTCATCCCAATTGGTGGGGCCAGCCACCAGCCATTTTAAAAGGTTGGGTAGACAGGGTCATTCGCCCCGGTGTCGCCTACGAATTCCGCGAAGGCGACAAAGGCGAAGGCGTGCCTGTCGGCTTGTTAAAGGCAAAATCAGCGATTGTATTCAATACTTCCAATACCGAAACTGGAAGAGAAAAGAAAGTCTTTGGCGACCCTCTACAAACCCTGTGGAAGAATTGTATTTTCAACTTATGCGGAATACCAGATTTCTACCGAAGAACTTTCGGCGTCATAGTTACCAGTTCCGCGCAGCAGAGAAAAAACTGGTTGAGAGAAATCAGACAAACCATCGATAAATATTATCAAAAAAACAAATAA
- a CDS encoding efflux RND transporter periplasmic adaptor subunit has translation MENNSGSVTEKRRFLQPKILALAGAVVILLIVVAVVAFNHSGSKTILAGDMPTFAVKQGPLRISATESGTIQAREQIILKCEVEGKTTILTLVEEGTRVKKGDLLVELDSSALLDERVDHEIRVQNTEAAFVGARENLAVAENQAKSDIDKAALAFDFAKQDLRKYVEGEYLNQRKEMESEITLAKEELQTAEEKLKWSQKLKEKEYISQTELQIDELSAHKGELNLELAENNLRLLEDFTHPRNLAKLESDVNQAEMALERTSRKAKADVVQAEADLKAKESEFQRQKDKLKKNEEQIAKTKIYAPADGLVIYATSAKTQGWRGNQEPLIEGREVREQEELIYLPTATAVKAVVKVHETSLQKVKPGLPVVVTVDALPGKTFTGRVEKIAPLPDGQMIWMNPDLKVYNTEVYLDGEGDYLRTGMSCKAEIIIEEYDDVMYIPVQAVLRVGGEPTVYVQKGGEFEPRKIKIGLDNNRMMRILEGLKEGEVVLLTPPLAPSTVEQGGDRAGETPAAEVGTEQRARTTGGEGVKEAGIEKVEQKSPKLEGEPSPEQRQKMREKFENMSDEEKENMRKQREGRRQKQSGEGE, from the coding sequence ATGGAAAATAATTCCGGTTCAGTTACAGAAAAAAGGCGTTTTTTACAGCCTAAGATTTTGGCTTTGGCGGGGGCGGTCGTGATTCTGCTGATAGTAGTTGCGGTTGTAGCTTTTAATCATTCCGGCTCGAAGACTATTTTGGCAGGAGATATGCCAACTTTTGCAGTCAAGCAGGGGCCATTGAGGATAAGTGCAACCGAATCTGGGACGATACAGGCGCGTGAGCAAATAATTCTCAAGTGCGAGGTCGAAGGGAAAACCACAATTCTTACTTTAGTGGAGGAAGGGACGCGCGTGAAGAAGGGTGACCTGCTGGTTGAATTAGACTCGAGTGCGTTGTTAGATGAAAGAGTTGACCATGAAATTCGAGTCCAGAACACCGAGGCAGCTTTTGTCGGGGCGCGTGAGAATTTGGCTGTGGCGGAAAACCAGGCGAAGAGCGACATTGATAAGGCGGCGCTGGCGTTTGATTTCGCCAAACAGGATTTGAGAAAGTATGTTGAAGGTGAATATCTGAATCAGCGCAAGGAGATGGAGTCGGAGATTACATTAGCGAAGGAAGAGCTTCAGACGGCGGAGGAGAAGTTAAAATGGTCACAGAAACTTAAAGAGAAGGAATATATTTCACAAACAGAATTACAAATTGACGAGCTGTCTGCGCACAAGGGCGAATTGAACCTTGAGCTGGCAGAAAACAATTTGCGTTTGCTGGAGGATTTTACCCATCCGAGGAACCTGGCGAAACTTGAAAGCGACGTTAACCAGGCGGAGATGGCTTTGGAGCGAACAAGCCGCAAGGCCAAAGCAGATGTTGTTCAGGCCGAAGCTGACCTTAAGGCAAAAGAGTCTGAATTCCAGCGGCAGAAAGACAAACTGAAGAAGAACGAGGAGCAGATAGCCAAGACGAAGATATACGCACCAGCCGACGGATTGGTGATTTATGCGACCAGCGCCAAGACGCAGGGCTGGCGAGGCAATCAAGAGCCGCTGATTGAAGGTCGGGAGGTTCGTGAACAGGAAGAACTTATTTATCTGCCGACGGCAACAGCGGTGAAGGCGGTGGTAAAAGTCCATGAAACCAGTCTGCAGAAGGTCAAGCCTGGTTTGCCTGTAGTGGTTACGGTGGATGCTTTGCCTGGGAAGACATTTACCGGCCGAGTTGAGAAGATAGCGCCATTGCCAGATGGTCAAATGATTTGGATGAACCCTGACCTGAAGGTCTATAATACTGAGGTTTATCTTGATGGCGAAGGGGATTATCTTCGGACGGGAATGAGCTGCAAGGCGGAAATAATTATAGAAGAGTATGACGATGTAATGTACATACCTGTTCAGGCGGTCCTTCGTGTCGGCGGGGAGCCGACCGTTTATGTGCAGAAAGGCGGGGAATTTGAGCCTCGCAAGATTAAAATTGGATTAGATAACAACCGGATGATGAGAATCCTTGAAGGTTTAAAGGAGGGTGAGGTTGTGCTGCTGACGCCGCCTTTGGCCCCATCTACTGTTGAGCAAGGTGGAGATAGGGCCGGCGAAACGCCTGCCGCAGAAGTTGGCACAGAACAGAGGGCGCGGACGACCGGAGGGGAAGGCGTGAAAGAGGCGGGGATAGAGAAAGTTGAGCAGAAAAGTCCGAAGCTGGAGGGGGAGCCATCGCCCGAGCAGCGGCAGAAGATGCGAGAGAAGTTTGAGAATATGTCCGACGAAGAGAAGGAAAATATGCGTAAACAACGGGAGGGACGTCGCCAAAAGCAATCCGGGGAAGGCGAATGA
- a CDS encoding ABC transporter ATP-binding protein: MISQAQSNSDNQIIKLEDARKIYQMGSSEVKALAGVTLSFKRGSFWAIMGPSGSGKSTMMNILGCLDRLSSGRYILEGHDVSTLEDDSLSEMRLRHLGFIFQSFNLIPQLSVQRNIELPLYYLGWEAHHSAERARELAGKVGLGERLNHRPSELSGGQMQRVAVARALANDPQIIFADEPTGNLDTATGKEILALLTELNEQGKTIIMVTHEADVAAYSRQRLHMLDGVVDRIEGEEQ, translated from the coding sequence ATGATAAGTCAGGCGCAGTCTAATTCTGATAATCAGATAATCAAGCTGGAAGATGCCCGGAAGATTTATCAGATGGGCAGCAGCGAAGTAAAGGCCCTTGCTGGTGTGACGCTGTCGTTCAAGAGAGGCAGTTTCTGGGCTATAATGGGGCCGAGCGGCTCAGGCAAAAGCACGATGATGAACATACTTGGCTGCTTAGACCGTTTAAGCTCGGGTCGATATATCCTCGAAGGACATGACGTAAGCACTCTTGAAGATGATTCGCTCAGCGAGATGCGGCTTCGGCATCTTGGCTTTATTTTTCAGAGTTTCAATCTCATACCGCAGCTGTCGGTGCAGAGAAATATCGAGCTTCCCCTTTATTATTTGGGATGGGAGGCACACCACAGCGCCGAGCGAGCGAGAGAACTTGCCGGGAAAGTCGGGCTGGGAGAACGGCTGAATCATCGTCCTTCGGAGCTATCGGGCGGTCAGATGCAGCGGGTAGCGGTAGCGAGGGCTCTGGCGAACGACCCACAGATTATTTTTGCGGATGAACCAACAGGCAATCTTGATACGGCGACCGGAAAAGAGATTCTTGCGCTGCTGACCGAGCTTAATGAGCAGGGCAAGACGATAATTATGGTTACGCATGAGGCGGATGTTGCTGCATACTCAAGGCAGCGGCTTCATATGCTGGATGGTGTGGTAGACCGCATCGAGGGGGAAGAGCAATGA
- a CDS encoding site-2 protease family protein encodes MSKAKGAIEQYIYAVLWVAVFAAVINFAVRNIGVFGNVLLVALGFGAFVLVHEFGHFLLAKLCGIKVEAFSIGFPPTLVGILRTEKGMRIRILPQFFPKGDGSDDGRLSFTVGKKEHQPGETEYRIGAIPFGGFVKMLGQEDVGQIKECDDPRSFANKPVSARMAVIAAGVVFNAISALIVFMVVFLIGINRVPAVVGGVVPGSPAAQAGLTAGDEVIEIAGRNKNLDYYDIAVEAALSGKEKKVALKVRHEDGSIGDYTLVAEKEPGDEMKKFGIVLPQSLIVAKISDANDVNELFERTGLRPGDRIVSVDGRSVQNYWEFEKTAQDSIAPAATVKAERIWAGGESGEVEAKIKLSLIAADIKNEAESETGNICSMVPRMRLEDVSKEPPPTAKKLKALFGSKEERKEIGTKEELQSGDIVLAAGEVENPTYKELRDVTTKYEDKEMPIKVLRKVDGTENELTVTVTPKRSKKDGPVLIGVGTVFDAEHPVVAKTISTKDYPELDIPRGAVITAVDKVKVSSFYDVVREIRQKAGKRIEIAYRAGEKETGSVKLDVKADENFAAVKSVFADLVPFKPLERLYKASGPVEAIGIGYRKTVMFIAQAYITLKGLVGGLVSPKSLMGPVGIISLSYKIVAERPLIDYAYFLGLISASIAVFNILPLLPFDGGFIVFLLIEKIKGTPVSVRVQEKIASVGWMLVIALILYVTFNDIIRSFFS; translated from the coding sequence ATGTCTAAAGCTAAGGGAGCAATTGAGCAGTATATTTACGCGGTTTTGTGGGTTGCTGTTTTTGCCGCGGTTATTAATTTTGCAGTCCGAAACATCGGTGTTTTCGGCAATGTACTTTTAGTTGCGCTTGGTTTTGGCGCATTTGTTCTGGTCCACGAATTCGGGCATTTTCTTTTAGCCAAGCTCTGCGGGATAAAGGTAGAAGCCTTTTCAATCGGTTTTCCGCCTACGTTGGTTGGCATTTTGCGAACCGAGAAGGGCATGCGTATCCGCATTCTGCCGCAGTTTTTTCCCAAAGGAGACGGCTCTGACGACGGCAGGTTAAGTTTTACCGTAGGCAAGAAAGAGCACCAGCCGGGCGAGACCGAATATCGCATCGGAGCTATTCCGTTCGGCGGTTTTGTCAAGATGCTCGGTCAGGAAGACGTCGGCCAGATAAAAGAATGCGATGACCCGCGTTCGTTTGCCAATAAGCCGGTCAGCGCCCGTATGGCTGTTATAGCGGCAGGGGTGGTTTTTAACGCTATCAGCGCACTTATCGTATTTATGGTTGTTTTTCTGATTGGCATAAACCGGGTGCCTGCGGTAGTCGGCGGCGTGGTGCCGGGGTCGCCTGCGGCCCAAGCGGGACTAACGGCAGGTGACGAGGTAATTGAGATAGCAGGCAGAAACAAAAACCTCGATTATTATGATATCGCGGTAGAGGCGGCTTTGTCGGGCAAGGAGAAAAAGGTCGCGTTAAAAGTCAGGCACGAAGACGGCAGTATCGGAGATTATACACTTGTGGCTGAAAAGGAGCCCGGGGATGAAATGAAAAAGTTCGGCATCGTTCTGCCGCAGAGTCTGATTGTCGCAAAGATTTCCGACGCCAATGACGTTAATGAACTGTTCGAAAGGACGGGGCTGCGTCCGGGCGACCGGATTGTATCTGTTGACGGCAGGAGTGTGCAGAACTACTGGGAGTTTGAAAAAACAGCTCAAGATTCCATAGCACCGGCGGCGACGGTTAAGGCAGAGCGCATCTGGGCGGGCGGCGAGAGCGGAGAGGTTGAAGCAAAAATTAAACTGAGTTTGATTGCGGCAGACATAAAAAATGAGGCTGAATCCGAAACCGGCAATATATGTTCGATGGTTCCGCGTATGCGATTGGAAGATGTTTCGAAAGAACCGCCGCCAACTGCAAAAAAGCTCAAGGCGCTGTTCGGCAGCAAGGAGGAACGGAAGGAAATCGGGACTAAGGAGGAACTGCAAAGCGGCGATATTGTTCTTGCGGCGGGGGAGGTTGAAAATCCAACTTATAAAGAGCTTCGCGATGTCACCACAAAGTACGAAGACAAGGAAATGCCGATAAAGGTATTGCGTAAAGTTGACGGGACGGAAAATGAGCTTACCGTTACGGTTACGCCGAAACGTTCGAAGAAAGACGGGCCTGTGTTAATTGGCGTTGGAACAGTGTTTGATGCTGAGCATCCGGTAGTCGCCAAGACTATTTCCACCAAAGATTATCCCGAACTGGACATTCCTCGCGGCGCGGTGATAACCGCCGTTGACAAGGTCAAGGTTTCAAGCTTTTACGATGTAGTCCGTGAAATAAGACAGAAAGCCGGCAAGCGCATCGAGATAGCTTATCGTGCAGGTGAAAAGGAAACCGGCAGCGTTAAATTGGATGTTAAGGCGGATGAGAATTTTGCGGCTGTCAAATCGGTTTTCGCTGATTTGGTTCCGTTCAAGCCGTTAGAGAGACTTTACAAGGCAAGCGGTCCGGTCGAGGCAATCGGTATTGGATACAGGAAGACCGTTATGTTTATCGCCCAGGCGTACATAACGCTGAAAGGTCTTGTGGGCGGACTTGTCAGCCCGAAGAGTCTTATGGGGCCTGTCGGCATCATCAGCCTGAGTTACAAAATCGTCGCTGAACGGCCGTTGATAGATTATGCCTACTTTCTTGGTTTGATAAGCGCATCTATCGCGGTGTTTAATATTTTGCCTCTGCTGCCTTTTGACGGAGGCTTTATTGTGTTTTTGCTGATTGAGAAAATCAAAGGAACTCCTGTCAGTGTGCGTGTTCAGGAGAAAATCGCTTCTGTCGGCTGGATGCTTGTGATTGCACTTATTCTTTACGTGACGTTTAATGATATTATCAGGAGCTTTTTCAGCTAG
- a CDS encoding GxxExxY protein: MEYEELTKKIIGCAYCVYNKMGFGFLESVYEKCLLIELKKEGLKAESQKDITVNYEGEVVGEFKADILVEDTIILELKSIKQITKAHEVQLVNYLAATGKPVGLILNFAEQKVEVKRKVKDYGTRAVEKTQGMV; this comes from the coding sequence ATGGAATATGAAGAGCTAACAAAAAAAATTATCGGCTGTGCATATTGCGTATATAATAAAATGGGATTTGGTTTTCTGGAATCCGTATACGAAAAGTGTTTACTGATAGAGCTCAAAAAAGAAGGGCTTAAAGCCGAATCACAAAAGGACATTACTGTAAATTACGAAGGCGAAGTAGTCGGAGAATTTAAGGCCGATATCTTAGTCGAAGATACCATCATATTAGAATTGAAATCAATTAAACAAATTACTAAGGCACATGAGGTGCAACTAGTAAATTACCTGGCTGCTACCGGCAAGCCAGTCGGATTGATATTAAACTTTGCAGAGCAGAAAGTTGAGGTCAAAAGAAAAGTAAAGGACTATGGAACAAGAGCAGTTGAAAAAACTCAAGGCATGGTTTGA
- a CDS encoding PocR ligand-binding domain-containing protein, with amino-acid sequence MGKKALKTDFAQEKFEEIERIFRMHFQLGLETADIDGKEIKKMCSEDCYPEFCQVVRGSAAGARRCSKERRQSLKIAIETGQSYISLCHAGIVLVCVPVMDKDKALGGMFFGKCLWEPVTPTLVEDIKKRLKGIRVDSKKLTAAIKALPVIQGTQIHREAEFLFDLLYEIGGFDPRVVRWRQQRSEQQSKIGEFIQEKKRIGATWEYPLESERELMGKVKIGDRTGAKEILNSIFGTILFHNPGDIGVLKARLLELLSILSRSAVEGGVGIDVMLQKNLTYVNKVMQINEQGDLCAWISTALNEFIELVYSSQDAKKVTQIRPAINYIDANYDKPIGLADVAKASHMSVSRLAHVFKEQMGITLIDYLTSVRIERAKQLLLATTQNCTEICFQAGFNNQSYFTRTFKRLVGATPRQFRVKNLRREKMSIPL; translated from the coding sequence ATGGGTAAAAAGGCACTTAAAACAGATTTTGCTCAGGAAAAGTTCGAGGAAATCGAGCGGATTTTTCGCATGCATTTCCAGCTCGGTCTCGAAACGGCGGACATAGACGGCAAAGAGATAAAAAAGATGTGCAGCGAAGACTGCTATCCGGAATTTTGCCAGGTCGTCCGCGGCAGCGCAGCCGGCGCAAGGAGATGCAGTAAGGAGCGAAGGCAGAGCCTGAAGATTGCGATTGAGACGGGGCAATCTTATATTTCGCTTTGTCACGCGGGTATAGTTCTGGTCTGTGTGCCGGTTATGGATAAAGACAAAGCTTTGGGCGGGATGTTTTTCGGCAAATGCCTCTGGGAGCCGGTAACGCCTACGCTGGTCGAGGACATCAAGAAACGGCTGAAAGGAATTCGTGTTGACAGCAAGAAGCTGACGGCGGCGATAAAAGCCCTGCCTGTTATACAGGGGACACAAATCCACAGGGAAGCGGAGTTTTTGTTCGACCTGCTGTATGAAATCGGCGGGTTCGACCCGCGCGTTGTGCGATGGAGGCAGCAGCGGTCGGAGCAGCAATCCAAAATCGGCGAATTCATACAGGAAAAAAAGAGGATTGGGGCAACGTGGGAATATCCGCTGGAGAGCGAGCGCGAGCTGATGGGCAAGGTTAAAATCGGCGACAGGACGGGCGCAAAGGAGATTCTCAATTCCATATTCGGGACGATATTGTTTCATAATCCCGGCGACATCGGTGTTCTTAAGGCGAGACTGCTGGAACTGCTGAGCATCCTGAGCCGGTCGGCTGTTGAAGGCGGGGTTGGCATCGACGTTATGCTTCAAAAGAACCTGACGTATGTCAATAAGGTTATGCAAATCAACGAGCAGGGCGATTTGTGCGCGTGGATAAGCACCGCACTGAACGAGTTTATCGAGCTGGTGTATTCGTCGCAGGACGCCAAAAAGGTAACGCAAATCAGGCCCGCGATAAACTATATCGACGCCAATTACGATAAGCCGATAGGACTTGCCGATGTCGCCAAGGCTTCGCATATGAGCGTTTCGCGCCTCGCGCACGTATTCAAAGAACAGATGGGGATTACGCTCATAGATTACCTGACCAGCGTCCGGATAGAGCGGGCGAAGCAACTGCTGCTGGCGACGACGCAAAACTGCACGGAAATCTGCTTCCAGGCGGGCTTTAATAATCAAAGTTATTTCACGCGAACATTCAAACGGCTGGTAGGCGCGACGCCGAGACAGTTCAGGGTCAAGAACCTGCGAAGAGAGAAGATGTCGATACCGCTTTAA
- a CDS encoding ABC transporter permease, translating to MRQIKLVRNILLGMEDLLLHKLRAFLTTLGIVFGVGSVVAMLSVGEGASKEAMDRIRKLGSNNIIISSVKSVEEESTSTTHSHLAIYGLTYEDYARVTETFKVIRKTAPVKLIRKEGRLGERTLELRVVGTSPVWFDLVQRPIVAGRVLIASDDNERAPAAVLTEHGARKLLAAENTIGQSLKIGGDRFEVVGIVKSESGQAGNIQIPDQEVDVYIPIDVARTYFGDITARMTSGTFERELVELHQMIVQVDSIEDVEPTSKGIEDMLSRFHKKKDYMVSVPLALLREAEATKRRFNIVLGSIAGISLLVGGIGIMNIMLASVTERTREIGIRRAIGAKRRQIISQFLIETVVLSIIGGLIGIGLGVLVPFLITYFSDMPTVITVGSIVLPLVISFAVGIIFGLYPAVRAAKVDPIVALRHE from the coding sequence ATGAGACAAATCAAGCTTGTCCGTAACATTCTGCTTGGTATGGAAGACCTGCTTTTACACAAGCTGCGTGCTTTTCTTACGACGCTGGGGATTGTATTCGGGGTCGGCAGCGTGGTGGCGATGCTTTCGGTAGGAGAAGGCGCGAGCAAAGAAGCTATGGATCGGATTCGCAAACTTGGCAGCAATAATATAATTATCAGTTCAGTTAAATCGGTAGAAGAAGAATCGACGAGTACGACACATTCCCATTTGGCCATTTATGGGTTGACATATGAAGATTATGCGAGGGTAACAGAAACTTTTAAGGTCATAAGAAAAACGGCACCAGTGAAGCTGATACGCAAGGAAGGCCGTTTGGGCGAGAGGACGCTGGAGCTGCGTGTAGTAGGAACATCACCGGTGTGGTTCGACTTGGTGCAGAGACCTATTGTGGCAGGGCGGGTGCTGATAGCTTCCGACGATAATGAGCGAGCTCCGGCTGCGGTCCTGACGGAACATGGCGCCAGAAAACTTCTGGCTGCTGAAAATACAATCGGTCAATCTCTTAAGATAGGCGGTGACCGGTTTGAAGTCGTCGGGATTGTCAAAAGCGAAAGCGGACAGGCCGGCAATATTCAGATACCCGACCAGGAAGTTGACGTTTATATTCCCATCGATGTTGCGCGTACATATTTCGGTGACATAACAGCGAGAATGACATCCGGCACATTCGAACGGGAATTGGTTGAGCTGCATCAGATGATTGTGCAGGTCGATTCGATTGAGGATGTCGAGCCTACCTCAAAAGGGATAGAGGATATGCTGAGCCGTTTCCACAAGAAGAAAGATTATATGGTAAGCGTGCCGTTGGCATTGCTGCGTGAGGCGGAAGCAACCAAGCGCAGGTTTAATATTGTGCTGGGTTCGATAGCCGGCATTAGTCTGCTGGTTGGCGGGATAGGGATTATGAATATTATGCTGGCCTCGGTAACCGAGCGCACGCGGGAGATAGGTATCCGGCGGGCCATCGGCGCCAAGAGGAGACAGATTATCAGCCAGTTTCTGATAGAGACGGTCGTGCTTTCGATAATCGGGGGCCTTATCGGTATCGGACTCGGGGTGCTGGTGCCGTTTTTGATAACATATTTTTCCGATATGCCGACGGTCATTACGGTGGGAAGCATCGTGCTGCCATTGGTGATTAGTTTCGCTGTCGGGATTATCTTCGGTTTGTATCCTGCGGTGCGGGCCGCTAAAGTTGACCCCATAGTCGCACTTCGGCACGAATAG
- a CDS encoding GNAT family N-acetyltransferase, whose translation METPKIVKVSNDNLVSVVEALAHSIWREYFVPLIGSPQVEYMLEKFQSRQALLNQIEKQGCLYYLLEDKNGNRVGYFAIVPHLKELFLSKLYVTAKNRRKGYGRGALEFIETLAKNNGFSKVILTVNKNNASSINAYKKLGFVITNSLVTDIGDGFAMDDYKMEKVI comes from the coding sequence GTGGAAACACCAAAAATAGTCAAAGTCTCGAATGATAACCTTGTTTCCGTCGTTGAAGCCCTTGCGCATAGTATCTGGCGCGAGTATTTTGTTCCCCTCATAGGCAGTCCCCAAGTAGAGTATATGCTCGAAAAGTTTCAATCGCGCCAGGCCCTTTTAAATCAAATAGAAAAACAAGGCTGCCTTTATTATTTACTTGAAGATAAAAATGGCAATCGGGTGGGATACTTTGCAATTGTTCCCCATCTGAAGGAATTATTCTTAAGCAAATTATATGTCACCGCTAAAAACCGCCGCAAAGGTTACGGCAGAGGTGCCCTGGAATTTATTGAAACACTCGCAAAAAACAACGGCTTTTCTAAAGTAATCCTTACGGTAAATAAGAATAATGCCAGTTCGATTAACGCTTACAAAAAACTCGGGTTTGTTATCACGAATTCTCTCGTTACCGACATCGGGGATGGCTTTGCAATGGACGACTACAAAATGGAAAAAGTTATTTAA
- a CDS encoding cupin domain-containing protein, with protein MPTVKDIIVKKPSATEEATCKAWPIWKCGPSTFKWEYTEKETCLILQGRATITDGTNSVSFGPGDFVVFPDGLECTWTITEAVSKHYNFG; from the coding sequence ATGCCTACCGTTAAAGATATCATTGTTAAAAAGCCCTCGGCGACCGAAGAAGCAACCTGCAAGGCTTGGCCTATCTGGAAGTGCGGGCCGAGCACGTTCAAATGGGAATACACGGAAAAAGAGACCTGCCTTATTCTTCAAGGCAGGGCAACGATAACAGACGGCACAAATTCGGTAAGTTTTGGCCCCGGCGACTTTGTCGTTTTCCCCGATGGCCTCGAATGCACCTGGACCATAACTGAAGCAGTGTCAAAACACTACAACTTCGGATAA